Proteins encoded by one window of Mycolicibacterium cosmeticum:
- a CDS encoding potassium-transporting ATPase subunit C, whose product MFFSNLVRQHVAALRALLVLTVILGLGYPVFIWLVAQIPGLHDKANGSIVEANGKPVGSSLIGQLFTDDKGNALPQYFQSRPSAAGDGYDPLATSASNLGPESIVDGADKPSLLTLVCQRSAAVGELEGVNGARPFCTGGGESVGAVLSVIGPRDAAGNVVHPTRVVSVNEPCETTKVPFLNTYEGVRVECAKFGEDYSLGQIVPIRGAAAADPAVPADAVTASGSGLDPDISPAYAAIQVDRVAKARGVSPDVIRTAIDDNLTGRALGFLGEPRVNVLALNLELDQKYPVKS is encoded by the coding sequence ATGTTCTTCTCCAATTTGGTTCGTCAGCACGTGGCCGCACTGCGCGCCCTGCTGGTTCTCACCGTGATCCTCGGTCTGGGCTACCCGGTGTTCATCTGGCTGGTGGCCCAGATCCCCGGCCTGCACGACAAGGCCAACGGGTCGATCGTCGAGGCGAACGGAAAGCCGGTGGGCAGCAGCCTGATCGGACAGTTGTTCACCGACGACAAGGGGAATGCCCTGCCGCAGTACTTCCAGAGCCGCCCGTCGGCCGCCGGTGACGGCTACGACCCGCTGGCCACCAGCGCCAGCAACCTGGGCCCGGAGAGCATCGTCGATGGTGCGGACAAGCCCAGCCTGCTCACCCTGGTGTGCCAGCGCAGCGCCGCCGTCGGGGAACTGGAAGGCGTCAACGGAGCCCGCCCGTTCTGCACGGGCGGCGGGGAAAGCGTCGGCGCGGTGTTGTCGGTGATCGGGCCCCGCGACGCCGCGGGCAACGTCGTGCACCCCACCCGGGTGGTGAGCGTCAACGAACCCTGCGAGACCACCAAGGTGCCGTTCCTGAACACCTACGAGGGCGTGCGCGTCGAATGCGCGAAGTTCGGCGAGGACTACAGCCTGGGCCAGATCGTGCCCATCAGGGGTGCCGCGGCGGCCGACCCGGCTGTGCCCGCGGACGCCGTCACCGCCAGTGGCAGCGGCCTGGACCCCGACATCTCCCCCGCCTACGCCGCCATCCAGGTGGACCGGGTCGCCAAGGCCCGCGGGGTCAGCCCGGACGTGATCCGCACGGCCATCGACGACAACCTGACCGGACGCGCCCTCGGCTTCCTCGGCGAACCCCGGGTCAACGTGTTGGCCCTCAACCTGGAATTGGACCAAAAGTATCCCGTGAAGAGTTGA
- a CDS encoding sensor histidine kinase — protein sequence MDDVGVTTGSSTHKAKRGELRIYLGAAPGVGKTFAMLGEAHRRLDRGTDVVAAVVETHGRAKTAELLDGIETVPPRYVEYRGGRFPELDVDAVIARHPEVVLVDELAHTNTPGSRNTKRWQDIEELLDAGITVISTVNVQHLESLNDVVTQITGIEQQEKVPDEVVRAADQIELVDITPEALRRRLSHGNVYGPERIDAALSNYFRRGNLTALRELALLWLADQVDAALAKYRADNKITDTWEARERVVVAVTGGAESETLVRRASRIASKSSAELMVVHVVRGDGLSGVSAPQMGKVRELVASLGATLHTVVGDDVPAALLEFAREMNATQLVLGTSRRSRWARIFDEGIGASVVQQSGKIDVHMVTHPEAKRARSYSSMVPWQKHIASWLAAVIVPSVICAVTALWLDSFLGIGGESAIFFIGVLVVALLGGKTPAAFSALLSGLLLNYFLVTPRYTFTIAEPDSAVTIVVLLLVAVAVAVLVDGAASRAREATRAAQEAELLALFAGSVLRGADLGMLLDRVRETYAQRAVSLVREGADGFTTVACVGKDPCVGVDDADTAVEVGDDEFWMLLSGRKLTARDLRVLGAVAKQAAGLVKQRELTEEASRAEAIAQADELRRSLLSAVSHDLRTPLAAAKAAVSSLRSEDVGFSPEDTAELLATIEESIDQLTALVGNLLDSSRLATGVVRPELRRVYLEETVSRALIGINKGTTGFPRKELDRVKVEVDDAVVMADSGLLERVLANLVDNALRYSPPDRPVRVTAGRVGDRVLIAVIDEGPGVARGTEEQLFEPFQRLGDTDTSTGVGLGLSVARGFVEAMGGTITASDTPGGGLTVEIDLAAPPKDGLR from the coding sequence GTGGATGATGTTGGTGTGACCACCGGCTCCTCGACGCACAAAGCCAAGCGCGGCGAACTGCGCATCTATCTCGGAGCAGCACCCGGCGTTGGCAAGACGTTCGCGATGCTGGGTGAGGCGCACCGACGTCTGGACCGGGGCACCGACGTGGTGGCCGCGGTGGTGGAAACCCACGGCCGCGCCAAGACAGCCGAACTGCTGGACGGCATCGAGACCGTCCCGCCGCGCTACGTCGAGTATCGCGGCGGGCGGTTCCCCGAACTGGACGTCGACGCCGTCATCGCGCGGCACCCCGAGGTGGTGCTGGTCGACGAGCTGGCCCACACCAACACCCCGGGCAGCAGGAACACCAAGCGTTGGCAGGACATCGAGGAGCTGCTCGACGCCGGGATCACCGTCATCTCGACGGTCAACGTTCAGCACCTGGAGAGCCTGAACGACGTCGTCACCCAGATCACCGGCATCGAGCAGCAGGAGAAGGTGCCCGACGAGGTGGTGCGCGCCGCCGATCAGATCGAACTGGTGGACATCACCCCGGAGGCGCTGCGGCGCAGGCTCTCCCACGGCAACGTGTACGGCCCGGAACGGATCGACGCCGCCCTGTCGAACTACTTCCGCCGCGGCAACCTGACGGCGCTGCGCGAGCTGGCGCTGCTGTGGCTGGCCGATCAAGTCGATGCCGCACTGGCGAAATACCGGGCCGACAACAAGATCACCGACACCTGGGAGGCCCGCGAACGTGTCGTCGTCGCCGTCACCGGGGGCGCCGAATCGGAGACCCTGGTGCGCCGGGCATCGCGCATCGCGTCGAAGTCCAGCGCCGAACTGATGGTGGTCCATGTCGTGCGGGGCGACGGCCTGTCCGGTGTGTCGGCGCCCCAGATGGGTAAGGTGCGCGAGCTGGTGGCCAGCCTCGGGGCCACCCTGCACACCGTGGTGGGTGACGACGTGCCGGCCGCGCTGCTCGAGTTCGCCCGCGAGATGAACGCCACCCAGTTGGTGTTGGGCACCTCCCGACGGTCCCGCTGGGCCCGCATCTTCGACGAGGGCATCGGCGCGTCGGTGGTGCAGCAGTCCGGCAAGATCGACGTGCACATGGTGACGCACCCGGAAGCCAAACGGGCGCGGTCGTATTCGTCGATGGTGCCGTGGCAGAAGCACATCGCCTCCTGGCTGGCCGCGGTGATCGTCCCGTCCGTCATCTGCGCGGTGACCGCCCTCTGGCTGGACAGCTTCCTCGGCATCGGCGGCGAGAGCGCCATCTTCTTCATCGGTGTGCTCGTGGTCGCACTGCTCGGCGGCAAGACGCCGGCGGCCTTCTCCGCCTTGCTGTCCGGGCTGCTGCTGAACTACTTCCTGGTCACACCGCGCTACACCTTCACCATCGCCGAACCTGACAGCGCGGTCACCATTGTGGTGCTGCTGCTGGTGGCGGTGGCGGTGGCCGTCCTGGTGGACGGCGCGGCCAGCCGGGCCCGCGAAGCCACCCGGGCGGCGCAGGAAGCCGAATTGCTGGCCCTGTTCGCCGGATCGGTGCTGCGCGGCGCCGACCTGGGCATGCTGCTGGATCGCGTCCGCGAGACCTACGCCCAGCGCGCGGTCAGCCTGGTCCGGGAAGGCGCGGACGGTTTCACCACCGTGGCGTGTGTCGGTAAGGACCCCTGCGTCGGGGTCGACGACGCCGACACCGCGGTCGAGGTCGGTGACGACGAATTCTGGATGCTGCTGTCCGGGCGCAAACTGACCGCCCGAGATCTGCGGGTGCTCGGCGCGGTGGCCAAACAGGCTGCCGGACTGGTGAAACAGCGCGAACTCACCGAGGAAGCCAGCCGTGCCGAGGCCATCGCCCAGGCCGACGAACTGCGCCGCTCGCTGCTGTCGGCGGTCAGCCACGACCTGCGTACCCCGCTGGCCGCGGCCAAGGCCGCGGTGTCCAGCCTGCGCTCCGAGGACGTCGGGTTCTCGCCAGAGGACACGGCCGAGCTGCTGGCCACCATCGAGGAATCCATCGACCAGCTGACCGCACTGGTCGGCAACCTGCTGGATTCGTCCCGGCTGGCCACCGGGGTGGTGCGGCCGGAACTGCGCCGGGTGTACCTGGAGGAGACGGTGTCCCGGGCGCTGATCGGAATAAACAAGGGCACCACCGGCTTTCCACGCAAGGAACTGGATCGGGTCAAGGTGGAGGTCGACGACGCCGTGGTGATGGCCGACAGTGGCCTACTGGAGCGGGTGCTGGCCAACCTGGTCGACAACGCGCTGCGGTACTCCCCGCCGGACCGGCCGGTGCGGGTCACCGCGGGCCGCGTCGGTGATCGGGTGTTGATCGCCGTGATCGACGAGGGTCCCGGGGTGGCCCGCGGCACCGAGGAGCAACTGTTCGAACCCTTCCAGCGGCTCGGTGACACCGACACCAGTACCGGTGTGGGCCTCGGGCTGTCGGTGGCCCGCGGTTTCGTGGAGGCCATGGGCGGCACGATCACCGCCTCCGACACCCCCGGCGGCGGGCTCACCGTCGAAATCGACTTGGCCGCACCACCGAAAGACGGACTTCGATGA
- a CDS encoding response regulator — translation MNTRVLVIDDEPQILRALRINLSVRGYEVTTAATGAEALRSAADHRPDVIVLDLGLPDMSGIEVLEGLRGWLSAPVIVLSARTDSSDKVEALDAGADDYVTKPFGMDEFLARLRAAVRRGAAATELDEPVIETSSFTVDLAMKRVTKNGVEVHLTPTEWGMLEMLVRNRGKLVGREELLKEVWGPAYAKETHYLRVYLAQLRRKLENDPSHPVHLLTEAGMGYRFQA, via the coding sequence ATGAACACCAGAGTGCTCGTGATCGACGACGAACCGCAGATCCTGCGGGCGTTGCGGATCAACCTGTCCGTGCGGGGCTACGAGGTCACCACCGCCGCCACCGGGGCCGAGGCGCTGCGGTCGGCGGCCGACCACCGTCCCGATGTGATCGTGCTGGACCTCGGGCTGCCCGACATGTCCGGGATCGAGGTGCTCGAAGGCCTGCGCGGGTGGCTGAGCGCACCGGTGATCGTGCTGTCGGCCCGCACCGATTCGTCGGACAAGGTGGAGGCGCTGGACGCCGGCGCCGACGACTACGTCACCAAACCGTTCGGCATGGACGAGTTCCTGGCCCGGCTGCGCGCGGCGGTGCGGCGCGGCGCGGCCGCCACCGAACTGGACGAGCCCGTCATCGAAACATCGTCGTTCACCGTCGATCTCGCGATGAAGCGGGTCACCAAGAACGGCGTCGAGGTGCACCTGACCCCCACCGAATGGGGCATGTTGGAGATGCTGGTGCGCAACCGGGGCAAGTTGGTGGGCCGCGAGGAACTACTCAAAGAGGTGTGGGGCCCGGCCTATGCCAAAGAGACCCATTATCTTCGGGTGTATCTCGCGCAGTTGCGCCGCAAGCTGGAAAACGACCCGTCGCACCCCGTGCACCTGCTCACCGAGGCGGGGATGGGGTACCGCTTTCAGGCTTGA
- a CDS encoding class I SAM-dependent methyltransferase has protein sequence MVTVTEDWRELNLANWESRVPLHVGPDGYDLAGFDDSDYLSSVVRYDLPRLGRLDGLDVVHLQCHIGTDTVSLARLGAKSVTGIDFSPTALAAARELAARAGVDVTFVESDAYDATGDFDLVYTGIGALCWLPDIRRWAQTVAGLLRPGGRLFMREGHPMLWAICDPRPDGLLVVEFPYFETDGLVFVEDETYGGPGQLSSPASISFNHGLGEIFTALTDAGLTVTALEEHREVPWNPLGDAVIPSPDFDGEFVLEEGRDRVPMTYTLQAVKPESGTPSPPR, from the coding sequence ATGGTCACCGTGACGGAGGACTGGCGCGAGCTGAACCTGGCGAACTGGGAATCCCGGGTACCCCTGCACGTCGGACCCGATGGCTACGACCTCGCCGGGTTCGACGACTCCGACTACCTGTCCAGTGTCGTCCGCTACGACCTGCCCCGGCTGGGGCGCCTGGACGGCCTGGATGTGGTGCACCTGCAATGCCATATCGGCACCGACACCGTGTCACTGGCGCGTCTCGGCGCGAAATCGGTGACCGGAATCGACTTCTCGCCGACGGCGCTGGCGGCCGCGCGTGAACTGGCGGCGCGGGCGGGGGTCGACGTCACCTTCGTCGAGTCCGACGCGTACGACGCCACCGGTGATTTCGACCTGGTGTACACCGGCATCGGGGCGCTCTGCTGGCTGCCCGACATCCGGCGCTGGGCCCAGACCGTCGCCGGCCTGCTGCGGCCCGGCGGCCGGCTGTTCATGCGGGAAGGGCACCCGATGCTGTGGGCGATCTGCGATCCGCGTCCCGACGGGCTGCTCGTCGTCGAGTTCCCGTACTTCGAGACCGACGGCTTGGTGTTCGTCGAGGACGAGACGTACGGGGGACCGGGGCAGTTGAGCTCCCCGGCGTCGATCAGCTTCAACCACGGGCTCGGTGAGATCTTCACCGCGCTCACCGACGCCGGGCTGACCGTCACCGCGTTGGAGGAACACCGCGAGGTTCCGTGGAATCCGCTCGGTGACGCCGTCATTCCCAGCCCGGACTTCGACGGGGAGTTCGTGCTGGAGGAGGGCCGGGACCGGGTGCCGATGACCTATACCCTGCAGGCCGTCAAGCCTGAAAGCGGTACCCCATCCCCGCCTCGGTGA
- a CDS encoding sulfite exporter TauE/SafE family protein has protein sequence MLALLVLLLLALVAGALGGLVGTGSSLILLPVLVVLDGPRVAVPVMAIAAVLANVARVAAWWREIRWRPVLAYAVPGTPAAVVGAHTLMTISPTVVDAVLAAFFVVMIPLRRVAAARQWRVRLWQLAVAGVIVGFLTGLVLSTGPLSVPIFTGFGLSGGAFLGSEAAGALVLYAGKLTTFTQLGALDETMVVHGLVIGAALMVGPFLIRRIVARASPRTYALMIDAVLVVAAIGMAVATIRR, from the coding sequence ATGCTTGCGCTGTTGGTTTTGCTGCTCCTCGCATTGGTTGCCGGCGCCCTGGGCGGTCTGGTCGGCACCGGCTCGTCGTTGATCCTGCTGCCGGTGCTGGTGGTGCTCGACGGTCCGCGGGTGGCGGTGCCGGTCATGGCCATCGCCGCGGTGCTGGCCAACGTCGCCCGGGTGGCCGCCTGGTGGCGCGAGATCCGGTGGCGGCCCGTGCTCGCCTACGCGGTGCCCGGGACACCGGCCGCCGTGGTCGGTGCGCACACGCTGATGACGATCTCGCCTACGGTCGTCGACGCGGTCCTCGCGGCGTTCTTCGTCGTGATGATCCCGCTCCGCCGCGTCGCCGCGGCCCGGCAATGGCGAGTGCGGCTGTGGCAGCTCGCGGTTGCCGGGGTGATCGTCGGTTTCCTGACGGGGTTGGTGCTCTCGACGGGTCCGCTGAGCGTGCCGATCTTCACCGGATTCGGGCTCAGTGGTGGAGCGTTCCTCGGCTCGGAGGCCGCCGGCGCCCTCGTGCTGTATGCGGGCAAGCTGACCACATTCACCCAGTTGGGTGCCCTCGACGAGACGATGGTGGTGCACGGCCTCGTCATCGGCGCGGCGCTGATGGTCGGGCCGTTCCTCATCCGCCGCATCGTGGCGCGGGCGTCCCCGCGCACCTACGCGCTGATGATCGACGCCGTCCTGGTGGTGGCGGCCATCGGTATGGCCGTCGCAACCATCCGGAGGTGA
- a CDS encoding HNH endonuclease signature motif containing protein — protein sequence MEVVVDLLAALDKVSGASMDDVSVADLLEIQTALEQAHRRIPAVTHRIQAALSRRTGPSELGARSWADALSIRLRLSKTEACRRLSQAELLGPRQSITGEPLDPIYPATAAALARGELTAEHVGIITATMKKIPPSVDAQTRAKAEADLAAVAATQCPESLRRVARLLLQMLDPDGPDPNGDDTVDRRELMRGVFLGPQDEDGMSNFWGKITPEFRAYLEAAFPKLAGKGMCNPDDEQPCTTGTPSAEAIAADTRSLGQRQHDALMALARAALMSGQLGDHNGLPVSVVVTTTLTQLHEAAGVARTGGGSTLPMRDVIRLAAHSYLWLTVFDDATGIPLYLGRTKRIASPGQRLVLYAREGGCTFPGCPVSAYRSQTHHAVTDFGAGGHTDIDNETLACGPHNRLVKEGGWTTRLRADGRVEWIPPPLLDTGQTRINSLHHPEELLREDGSDDP from the coding sequence ATGGAGGTTGTCGTCGACTTGTTGGCCGCCTTGGACAAAGTGTCCGGCGCCTCGATGGATGACGTGTCGGTGGCCGACCTCCTGGAGATCCAGACGGCACTCGAGCAGGCGCACCGCCGGATCCCGGCCGTCACCCACCGCATCCAAGCCGCGCTGAGCCGCCGCACGGGCCCGTCCGAACTGGGCGCCCGCAGTTGGGCCGACGCCTTGTCCATCCGGCTGCGTCTGTCCAAGACCGAAGCGTGCCGCCGCCTGAGCCAGGCCGAGCTCCTCGGTCCACGCCAGAGCATCACCGGAGAACCGCTGGACCCGATCTACCCCGCCACCGCCGCCGCGCTCGCCCGCGGTGAGCTGACGGCCGAGCATGTCGGGATCATCACCGCGACCATGAAGAAGATCCCGCCGAGCGTGGACGCGCAGACACGCGCCAAGGCCGAAGCCGACCTGGCCGCCGTCGCGGCCACCCAATGCCCCGAGAGTCTGCGCCGGGTCGCACGGCTACTCCTGCAGATGCTCGACCCCGACGGCCCCGACCCCAACGGTGACGACACCGTCGACCGACGCGAACTGATGCGCGGGGTGTTCCTGGGCCCGCAGGACGAGGACGGAATGTCGAACTTCTGGGGAAAGATCACCCCCGAATTTCGCGCCTACCTGGAAGCGGCCTTCCCGAAACTCGCCGGCAAGGGCATGTGCAATCCCGACGACGAGCAGCCGTGCACCACGGGCACCCCGTCGGCCGAGGCGATCGCCGCCGACACCCGCAGCCTCGGTCAACGTCAGCATGACGCCCTGATGGCACTGGCCCGCGCTGCCCTGATGTCCGGTCAGCTCGGCGATCACAACGGGCTGCCGGTCAGCGTCGTGGTGACCACCACCCTGACCCAACTGCACGAGGCTGCCGGAGTCGCCCGCACCGGCGGCGGATCGACGCTCCCCATGCGCGACGTCATCCGCCTGGCCGCGCACTCCTACCTCTGGCTGACCGTCTTCGACGACGCCACCGGCATCCCCTTGTATCTAGGCCGCACCAAACGCATCGCCTCCCCCGGCCAACGCCTCGTCCTGTACGCCCGCGAGGGCGGCTGCACCTTCCCCGGCTGCCCGGTATCGGCGTACCGCTCCCAAACCCACCACGCCGTCACCGATTTCGGCGCCGGCGGACACACCGACATCGACAACGAGACCCTCGCCTGCGGACCGCACAACCGCCTGGTCAAGGAGGGCGGCTGGACCACCCGGCTGCGCGCCGACGGCCGCGTCGAATGGATCCCGCCACCCCTGCTCGACACCGGACAAACCCGGATCAACTCACTGCACCACCCCGAAGAACTCCTGCGCGAGGACGGGTCGGACGACCCGTGA
- a CDS encoding aminotransferase class I/II-fold pyridoxal phosphate-dependent enzyme: protein MDNSRAYNSVWQFRGDAWCRLEEAADRLTRPSTTGELKDEYVAICHDLLTRLTPLEPYWAFPGSPQFAKVQRLFNAGAYDKFAHAVTRINRALTTESYRTGEVDTAGLDDTADMFPADPRTLESQPVNKREQLYFEVLVVEKMTEAQERALRKEVRSWRRPDDEFVYELVVVGSGDEALIAARLNVNLQAVVIRRRFSHQSSRDLTTLSEFIDHKLSHDLDDHKSPDERAAILATSLRDLRPELDLYLMTEIEVEDIAGRLGQSFRRVFHAREGVLELHLSILQGVAARYRTPFFSALKQYSHRPTGVFHALPISQGKSIVNSHWIKDMVGFYGLDVFMAETSATCGGLDSLLEPTGPLREAQQLAAEAYGSRHTYFVTNGTSTANKIVTQSLVAPGDIVLLDRNCHQSHHYGMMLAGANVIYLEAYPLPDYTMYGAVPLREIKSKLLALKAAGKLDRVKMISLTNCTFDGIVYDTERVMEECLAIKPDLVFLWDEAWFAFARFHPVYRKRTAMASARSLRDKLADPDYRASYTAQLTEEGPLSDEDMLNRRLRPDPAEARVRVYATQSTHKTLTSLRQGSMIHVFDQDFEQKVSEAFHEAYMAHTSTSPNYQILASLDLGRRQVALEGVELVQRQIENAMQLRDAIDNHPLLSKYMSCLRTADLIPAQFRPSGIAQPLRSGLKNMMAVWDTDEFVLDPSRITLSIGRTGYDGDEFKRDQLMDRHGVQINKTSRNTVLFMTNIGTTRSSVAYLVEVLVKIAAELEESISEMGLSERARFEQTVRRLTTNSAPLPNFSGFHPVFRNGNDTPEGDVRRAFYLSYDDTNCEYLGTDEIFDKIDAGVQVVSATFVTPYPPGFPVLVPGQVFSQEILTFLRELDTPEIHGYKPELGFRVYTEKAIEGARPARWPDLPQPSFAD from the coding sequence GTGGACAATTCGCGCGCGTACAACAGTGTCTGGCAGTTCCGCGGCGACGCCTGGTGCCGCCTGGAGGAGGCCGCCGACCGGCTCACCCGGCCCAGCACCACCGGCGAACTCAAGGACGAGTACGTGGCCATCTGCCACGACCTGCTGACCAGATTGACGCCGCTGGAGCCGTACTGGGCCTTCCCCGGTTCCCCGCAGTTCGCGAAGGTGCAGCGGCTGTTCAACGCCGGCGCCTACGACAAGTTCGCGCACGCCGTCACGCGGATCAACCGGGCGCTGACCACCGAGTCCTACCGCACCGGCGAGGTGGACACCGCCGGGCTGGACGACACCGCCGACATGTTCCCGGCCGACCCACGCACCCTGGAGAGCCAGCCCGTCAACAAACGCGAGCAGCTCTATTTCGAGGTGCTGGTGGTCGAGAAGATGACCGAGGCCCAGGAACGGGCCCTGCGCAAGGAAGTTCGCAGCTGGCGCCGCCCCGACGACGAGTTCGTCTACGAACTGGTGGTGGTCGGCAGCGGTGACGAGGCGCTGATCGCTGCCCGCCTCAACGTCAACCTGCAGGCCGTGGTGATCCGCCGCCGGTTCAGTCATCAGTCGTCCCGCGACCTGACTACCCTGTCGGAGTTCATCGACCACAAGCTGTCCCACGACCTCGACGACCACAAGTCACCCGACGAGCGGGCCGCGATCCTGGCCACCTCGCTGCGGGACCTGCGTCCCGAACTCGACCTGTACCTGATGACCGAAATCGAGGTGGAAGACATCGCCGGCCGGCTCGGACAGTCGTTCCGCCGGGTGTTCCACGCCCGCGAGGGTGTGCTCGAGCTGCACCTGTCGATCCTGCAGGGCGTGGCTGCCCGGTACCGGACGCCGTTCTTCAGTGCACTCAAGCAGTACAGTCACCGGCCCACCGGGGTGTTCCACGCTCTGCCGATCAGCCAGGGCAAGTCGATTGTCAACTCGCACTGGATCAAAGACATGGTCGGCTTCTACGGGCTGGACGTGTTCATGGCCGAGACGTCGGCGACCTGCGGTGGCCTGGACTCGCTGCTGGAACCGACCGGACCGCTGCGCGAGGCGCAGCAGCTGGCGGCCGAGGCGTACGGGTCACGGCACACCTACTTCGTCACCAACGGCACCTCGACGGCCAACAAGATCGTCACCCAATCCCTGGTCGCGCCCGGCGATATCGTGCTGCTGGACCGCAACTGCCACCAGAGCCACCACTACGGCATGATGCTGGCCGGGGCCAACGTCATCTACCTGGAGGCCTACCCGCTGCCGGACTACACCATGTACGGCGCGGTGCCGCTGCGCGAAATCAAGTCGAAACTGTTGGCGCTCAAGGCCGCCGGCAAACTCGACCGGGTCAAGATGATCTCCCTGACCAACTGCACCTTCGACGGCATCGTCTACGACACCGAACGGGTCATGGAGGAATGCCTGGCCATCAAACCGGATCTGGTGTTCCTCTGGGACGAAGCCTGGTTCGCCTTCGCCCGCTTCCACCCGGTATACCGCAAACGCACCGCCATGGCGTCCGCGCGCAGCCTGCGCGACAAGCTCGCCGACCCCGACTACCGCGCGTCCTACACCGCCCAGCTCACCGAAGAAGGGCCGCTGTCCGACGAGGACATGCTCAACCGCCGGCTGCGGCCCGACCCGGCCGAGGCGCGGGTCCGGGTGTACGCCACCCAGTCCACCCACAAGACGCTCACTTCGCTGCGGCAGGGCTCGATGATCCACGTGTTCGACCAGGACTTCGAGCAGAAGGTGTCCGAGGCGTTCCACGAGGCCTACATGGCGCACACCTCGACCTCGCCGAACTACCAGATCCTGGCCTCGCTGGATCTGGGCCGGCGCCAGGTGGCCCTGGAAGGGGTCGAGCTGGTGCAACGCCAGATCGAGAACGCGATGCAGCTGCGCGACGCGATCGACAATCACCCGCTGCTGAGCAAGTACATGTCGTGCCTGCGCACCGCGGACCTGATCCCGGCGCAGTTCCGGCCGTCGGGCATCGCCCAGCCGCTGCGATCCGGCCTGAAAAACATGATGGCGGTGTGGGATACGGATGAGTTCGTGCTGGACCCGTCCCGCATCACGCTGTCGATCGGGCGCACCGGTTACGACGGCGACGAATTCAAACGTGACCAGCTGATGGACCGGCACGGTGTGCAGATCAACAAGACCTCGCGCAACACGGTGCTGTTCATGACGAATATCGGCACCACCCGCAGCTCGGTGGCCTACCTGGTGGAGGTGCTGGTCAAGATCGCCGCCGAACTGGAGGAGTCGATCTCCGAGATGGGCCTGAGCGAACGGGCCCGGTTCGAGCAGACGGTGCGCCGGCTGACGACGAACTCGGCGCCGCTGCCGAACTTCAGCGGTTTCCACCCCGTTTTCCGGAACGGGAACGACACCCCCGAAGGCGATGTGCGGCGCGCCTTTTACCTGTCCTACGACGACACCAACTGCGAGTACCTGGGCACCGACGAGATCTTCGACAAGATCGACGCCGGCGTGCAGGTGGTGTCGGCGACCTTCGTGACGCCCTACCCGCCCGGCTTCCCGGTGCTGGTACCGGGGCA